A genomic region of Pseudomonas sp. MPC6 contains the following coding sequences:
- a CDS encoding MFS transporter, with product MNNPIGSLKRWRVQIFVITWLAYAAFYFTRKAFSVAKLGIAEDPGFTLDKLAMANLDAIYLAAYAIGQFTWGILADRFGPRVVVLGGLLISAAAALVMGSFATLPIFATCMLIQGLAQSTGWSGLCKNVGSFFPAEQRGRVLGLWSSCYAFGGLVASPFAGWWAYTLIGTWHAAFISSAAVVGLVALLFFIFQRNKPEDVGLPAVEPEPEPTADEAHTQSTYSVLEPLREILRNRTVLVLGLAYFLLKPARYAILLWGPVIVFEQMPSVGKVGAAIIPTAFELAGLLGPILLGLASDKLFGARRMPACVISLLALTVALALFMGALHTGSVVLVVALLFVMGLTLYGPDSMISGAAAIDFGTAKAGATAAGFVNGCGSVGAILGGLLPGYFDSVTVFIVFAGCALFSALVLVPHWNSRPAALLAASAAGPNRPLNVKPLGT from the coding sequence ATGAACAACCCTATCGGCAGTCTCAAACGTTGGCGCGTGCAGATCTTCGTGATCACCTGGCTCGCTTATGCCGCGTTCTATTTCACCCGCAAAGCCTTTTCCGTGGCCAAACTGGGGATCGCCGAAGACCCCGGCTTCACCCTCGACAAATTGGCCATGGCCAACCTCGACGCCATCTACCTCGCTGCTTATGCCATCGGCCAATTCACTTGGGGCATCCTCGCCGATCGCTTCGGGCCCAGGGTCGTGGTGCTCGGTGGCTTGCTGATTTCCGCCGCCGCGGCGCTGGTAATGGGCAGCTTCGCCACATTGCCGATCTTCGCCACCTGCATGTTGATCCAGGGCCTGGCGCAGTCCACCGGATGGTCGGGGTTGTGCAAGAACGTCGGCAGTTTTTTCCCCGCCGAGCAGCGCGGGCGGGTGCTCGGGCTCTGGAGTTCCTGCTACGCCTTCGGCGGTCTGGTGGCCTCGCCGTTCGCCGGCTGGTGGGCCTACACGCTGATCGGCACCTGGCACGCGGCGTTCATTTCCAGCGCGGCGGTGGTCGGCCTGGTAGCGTTGCTGTTCTTCATTTTCCAGCGCAACAAACCCGAGGACGTCGGTCTGCCGGCGGTGGAACCCGAGCCTGAACCGACCGCCGACGAGGCCCACACGCAAAGCACATACAGCGTCCTCGAACCGCTGCGGGAAATCCTGCGCAACCGCACGGTGCTGGTGTTGGGGCTGGCGTACTTTCTGCTGAAACCGGCGCGCTACGCGATCCTGCTCTGGGGCCCTGTGATCGTCTTCGAGCAGATGCCCTCGGTGGGCAAGGTCGGTGCGGCGATCATTCCGACCGCGTTCGAACTGGCCGGGTTGCTCGGGCCGATCCTGCTGGGCCTGGCCTCCGACAAACTGTTCGGCGCCCGGCGCATGCCGGCCTGCGTGATCAGCCTGCTGGCGCTGACCGTGGCCCTGGCGCTGTTCATGGGCGCACTGCACACCGGCAGCGTAGTGCTGGTGGTCGCCCTGTTGTTTGTCATGGGGCTGACCTTGTACGGACCGGACTCCATGATCAGCGGCGCGGCCGCCATCGATTTCGGCACCGCCAAGGCGGGTGCGACGGCCGCCGGGTTCGTCAACGGCTGCGGCTCGGTCGGGGCGATTCTCGGTGGATTGCTGCCGGGCTACTTCGACTCAGTGACCGTGTTCATCGTCTTCGCCGGCTGCGCGCTGTTCTCCGCGCTGGTGTTAGTCCCGCACTGGAACAGCCGCCCGGCTGCCCTGCTGGCCGCAAGTGCAGCAGGGCCGAATCGGCCGCTGAACGTAAAACCCCTGGGTACATAA
- a CDS encoding protein kinase: MDTLAQLRAGQLSGVTRLDLACGLTEFPREIFDLADSLEVLNLSGNALSRLPDDLHRLNRLRVLFCSDNQFTELPACLGQCTALTMVGFKANRIATVPGAALPPLLRWLILTDNHLSELPTELGQRPHLQKLMLSGNRLQRLPESLAHCHRLELIRIAANRLTELPDWLLTLPSLAWLAYAGNPLETEADAAALESVASIPWSALRLEQQLGEGASGVIHRATWERPGQPATQVAVKLYKGEMTSDGSPLHEMNACITAGRHPNLIRIEGRIIGHPQAQAGLVMELIDPVYRNLAGLPSLESCSRDVYANDTRFSAGVALRIASGIAQAAEHLHDQGITHGDLYGHNILWNEQGDCLLGDFGAASFHATADTLESRALQRIEVRAFGILLGELLERIESGLSDEGRRRLEDLQRRCCEPQVLARPGFDEIVRALKSW; encoded by the coding sequence ATGGACACCCTTGCCCAACTGCGCGCCGGCCAATTGTCGGGCGTCACCCGCCTCGATCTGGCCTGCGGCCTGACGGAGTTTCCCCGGGAAATCTTCGACCTGGCGGACTCGCTGGAGGTGCTCAACCTCAGCGGCAACGCCTTGAGCCGGCTGCCGGATGACTTGCACCGGCTCAATCGTTTGCGGGTGCTGTTCTGCTCGGACAACCAGTTCACCGAACTCCCCGCCTGCCTCGGTCAATGTACCGCGCTGACCATGGTCGGCTTCAAGGCCAATCGCATCGCAACAGTGCCAGGCGCGGCGCTGCCACCGCTATTGCGATGGCTGATCCTGACCGACAACCACCTCAGTGAACTGCCGACCGAGTTGGGTCAACGCCCGCACCTGCAAAAACTGATGCTGTCCGGCAACCGCTTGCAGCGTTTGCCTGAAAGCCTGGCTCATTGTCATCGACTCGAGCTGATCCGCATCGCCGCCAACCGGTTGACCGAACTGCCCGATTGGTTGCTGACCCTGCCGAGCCTGGCCTGGCTGGCCTACGCCGGTAACCCGCTGGAAACCGAAGCCGATGCGGCCGCGCTGGAATCGGTCGCGAGCATCCCCTGGTCGGCACTGCGCCTGGAGCAGCAACTGGGCGAAGGCGCTTCGGGGGTGATTCATCGCGCCACCTGGGAACGACCGGGCCAACCGGCCACCCAGGTCGCGGTCAAACTCTACAAAGGCGAAATGACCAGCGATGGCTCGCCGTTGCATGAGATGAACGCCTGCATCACCGCAGGCCGGCACCCCAACCTGATCCGGATCGAAGGGCGGATTATCGGGCATCCGCAGGCGCAGGCCGGGCTGGTGATGGAGCTGATCGATCCGGTGTACCGCAACCTGGCCGGACTGCCGAGCCTGGAATCCTGCAGCCGGGACGTCTACGCCAACGACACCCGGTTCAGCGCTGGCGTGGCCTTGCGGATCGCCAGCGGGATCGCTCAAGCGGCCGAACATCTGCACGACCAGGGCATCACCCACGGCGACCTGTATGGCCACAATATTCTGTGGAACGAGCAGGGTGATTGCCTGCTTGGGGACTTTGGTGCGGCGTCGTTCCATGCCACTGCGGACACCTTGGAAAGCCGTGCATTGCAACGGATCGAGGTGCGGGCGTTTGGAATTCTGCTGGGGGAACTGCTGGAGCGAATCGAGTCGGGGTTGAGCGATGAGGGGCGTAGGCGGTTGGAGGATTTGCAGCGGCGTTGCTGCGAGCCGCAGGTGCTGGCGCGGCCTGGGTTCGACGAAATTGTGCGGGCGTTGAAAAGCTGGTGA
- the phnX gene encoding phosphonoacetaldehyde hydrolase, producing the protein MNYTNPTKLQAAILDWAGTVVDFGSFAPTQIFVEAFAEFDVQVSIEEARGPMGMGKWDHIRTLCDQPQVAERYRAVFGRTPTDDDVTAIYKRFMPLQIEKIAEHSALIPGALDTIANLRQQGIKIGSCSGYPKQVMDKVVELAATNGYVADHVVATDEVPNGRPWPAQALANVIALGIDDVAACVKIDDTVPGILEGRRAGMWTVALICSGNALGLDYEGYRALGSDQLASERKRIHGMFEGSRPHYMIDTITDLPQVIADINQRLAKGEMPQSS; encoded by the coding sequence ATGAACTACACGAACCCAACCAAACTCCAGGCCGCCATCCTCGACTGGGCCGGCACCGTGGTCGACTTCGGCTCCTTTGCCCCCACCCAGATTTTCGTCGAGGCTTTCGCCGAGTTCGACGTCCAGGTCTCCATCGAAGAAGCCCGCGGGCCGATGGGCATGGGCAAATGGGACCACATCCGGACGCTGTGCGATCAGCCGCAAGTGGCCGAACGTTATCGCGCCGTGTTCGGCCGCACGCCGACCGACGATGACGTCACCGCCATCTACAAACGCTTCATGCCCTTGCAGATCGAGAAAATCGCCGAGCACTCGGCGCTGATTCCCGGCGCCCTGGACACCATCGCCAACCTGCGCCAGCAAGGCATCAAGATCGGCTCCTGCTCCGGCTACCCGAAACAGGTCATGGACAAGGTGGTCGAGTTGGCCGCCACCAACGGTTACGTGGCCGATCACGTGGTCGCCACCGACGAAGTGCCCAACGGCCGCCCATGGCCGGCCCAGGCTTTGGCCAATGTGATCGCCCTGGGGATCGATGATGTCGCGGCGTGCGTGAAGATCGACGATACCGTGCCGGGCATTCTCGAAGGCCGTCGCGCCGGCATGTGGACTGTGGCGCTGATCTGCTCGGGCAACGCGCTGGGCCTGGACTACGAAGGTTATCGTGCCCTCGGCAGCGACCAACTGGCCAGCGAGCGCAAGCGCATCCACGGGATGTTCGAAGGCTCGCGCCCGCACTACATGATCGACACCATCACCGACTTGCCGCAAGTGATCGCCGACATCAACCAGCGCCTGGCCAAGGGCGAAATGCCGCAAAGCAGCTGA
- the tssI gene encoding type VI secretion system tip protein TssI/VgrG → MLNDKESPFTLTLLEDDLSFQVVQFSGHEALNQPYRFEVEVIGLPPAMPFDQLLQQPLFLSLGHGQGFHGILHSTSRDYRGAQQVGYNMVLVPYLQALDGNSRRRVFHDLSVPMILQQLLEEHDLPADSYRFELANGHYPRRPFCIQYEESDLGLLQRLCEEEGIHYHFEHDRDGHVLVLADDSLSFPQAPLLTPFQVDAPLEPARPAISELFQRHDALPSHPRREAGNRGAPNAGDGAANHAFGKTSPRMARPDPEQGQRSRRQLQRLRCLQQQVHGQSNHGALRSARIVQVTAHPLACFNEQWLLIETRHQGRQPPAPARDCSALLYRNRFNAIPWSTEFRPALKQPRPSIPGYQPARVLGPAGQPPELDDRGRIQVRLWPAMHAEADESVGLWLPLAVTTPDGWIDPGRLPRAGSEVFVSFLDSDPDRPVLCVGLGQIHPPEPARPREPRGDTRLLLDWLLNRSDIQR, encoded by the coding sequence ATGCTCAACGACAAGGAAAGCCCCTTCACCCTGACACTGCTCGAGGACGATTTGAGTTTTCAGGTGGTGCAGTTCAGCGGGCATGAAGCCCTCAACCAGCCCTATCGATTCGAGGTCGAGGTGATCGGCCTGCCGCCGGCCATGCCCTTCGACCAGCTGTTGCAACAGCCGTTGTTCCTCAGCCTGGGGCATGGCCAGGGCTTTCACGGCATCCTCCACAGCACCAGTCGCGACTACCGCGGTGCGCAGCAGGTCGGTTACAACATGGTGCTGGTGCCCTACCTGCAGGCACTGGACGGCAACAGCCGCCGCCGGGTGTTCCATGACCTCAGCGTGCCGATGATCCTGCAACAGCTGCTGGAGGAGCATGACCTGCCCGCCGACAGCTATCGCTTCGAGTTGGCGAACGGGCACTATCCGCGGCGGCCGTTTTGCATTCAGTACGAGGAGAGCGACCTGGGGTTGCTGCAGCGCCTGTGCGAAGAAGAAGGCATTCACTATCACTTCGAACATGACCGTGACGGGCATGTGCTGGTGTTGGCCGACGACAGCCTGAGTTTCCCCCAGGCGCCGCTGTTGACGCCGTTCCAGGTGGACGCCCCGCTGGAACCTGCGCGGCCGGCGATCAGTGAGTTGTTCCAGCGCCATGACGCCCTGCCCTCGCACCCGCGAAGGGAGGCCGGCAACCGTGGCGCGCCGAATGCCGGCGATGGCGCGGCCAACCATGCCTTCGGCAAGACTTCACCGAGGATGGCCAGGCCTGATCCCGAGCAGGGCCAACGCAGCCGCCGCCAGTTGCAGCGCCTGCGTTGCCTGCAACAGCAGGTCCATGGCCAGAGCAATCACGGCGCCCTGCGCAGCGCGCGGATCGTCCAGGTGACCGCGCATCCGCTCGCCTGCTTCAACGAGCAATGGCTGCTCATCGAGACCCGCCATCAGGGGCGACAGCCTCCGGCTCCGGCCCGGGATTGCAGTGCCCTGCTGTACCGCAATCGGTTCAACGCCATTCCCTGGTCAACGGAATTCCGCCCGGCGTTGAAACAACCCAGGCCGAGCATTCCGGGCTATCAGCCCGCCCGGGTGCTGGGCCCGGCCGGGCAACCGCCCGAGCTGGACGATCGCGGCCGGATCCAGGTCAGGCTGTGGCCAGCGATGCACGCCGAGGCGGATGAGTCCGTCGGCCTCTGGCTGCCGCTCGCCGTGACCACGCCGGACGGCTGGATCGATCCCGGCAGACTGCCAAGGGCCGGCAGCGAGGTGTTCGTCAGTTTTCTCGACAGCGATCCGGACCGGCCGGTGCTGTGTGTCGGCCTGGGGCAGATTCACCCGCCTGAACCGGCCCGCCCCCGTGAACCGCGCGGCGACACGCGCTTGCTGCTTGACTGGCTGCTGAATCGCTCGGACATTCAGCGCTAG
- a CDS encoding LysR family transcriptional regulator, whose amino-acid sequence MSVSHSQLKAFHAVAVHGSFTRAAERLFLTQPAISDQVRKLEERFGVLLFHRNKRSVRLTDLGERLLSVTQRLFVIEAEAQELLQASQALQTGSLILAVDAPVHVLPQIARFCERYPGISVKIETGNTDESLFRLFNYQADLALLGRDVSDERLICLPLRNDPMVAFVSRHHPWADRESICLADLDDTPLVLREIGSVTRQTLEEEMARAGFRIRPAIEVEGREAAREAVVVGIGVGVVSAAEFGADSRVCALPITDCTRRLTETLVCLREQSSRRVVATFLEMVRGSLV is encoded by the coding sequence ATGTCGGTTTCCCACTCCCAGCTCAAAGCCTTCCACGCCGTGGCCGTTCACGGAAGCTTCACCCGTGCCGCCGAGCGGCTATTTCTCACGCAGCCGGCGATTTCCGACCAAGTGCGCAAACTCGAAGAGCGCTTCGGGGTGTTGTTGTTCCACCGCAATAAACGCTCGGTGCGCCTGACCGATCTGGGCGAGCGCCTGTTGAGCGTCACCCAGCGCTTGTTTGTCATCGAGGCCGAGGCGCAGGAGTTGCTGCAGGCTTCCCAGGCGCTGCAGACCGGCAGCCTGATTCTGGCGGTGGATGCGCCGGTGCATGTGCTGCCCCAGATTGCCCGATTCTGCGAGCGCTACCCCGGCATCAGCGTGAAAATCGAAACCGGCAATACCGATGAATCGCTGTTTCGCCTGTTCAACTATCAGGCTGACCTGGCGTTGCTGGGACGGGATGTCAGCGACGAACGGCTGATCTGTCTGCCGCTGCGCAATGACCCGATGGTGGCGTTTGTTTCCCGCCATCATCCGTGGGCCGACCGCGAATCCATCTGCCTGGCGGACCTGGACGACACACCGCTGGTGCTGCGGGAGATCGGCTCGGTGACGCGCCAGACCCTGGAAGAGGAAATGGCCCGGGCCGGGTTTCGCATCCGCCCGGCGATCGAGGTCGAAGGCCGGGAAGCGGCGCGTGAGGCGGTGGTGGTGGGGATTGGCGTAGGGGTGGTGTCGGCTGCCGAGTTCGGTGCGGATTCGCGGGTGTGTGCGTTGCCGATTACCGATTGCACTCGGCGATTGACCGAGACATTGGTGTGCTTGCGCGAACAGAGTTCGCGGCGGGTGGTGGCGACGTTTCTGGAGATGGTGCGTGGGAGTCTGGTTTAG
- the zapE gene encoding cell division protein ZapE, with protein MAVRPPNRSRLTPRWLALRRIFGKASPASCTATGRVIHDYFHHKAHAQGYTLSHSQQRVIDCMAQHATMLLGSSAHTLPGLYLHGAVGRGKSWLLDGFFQALPIAEKQRLHFHQFFAQLHQGMFSHREQPDALAATLDELLLDCRVLCFDEFHVHDIGDAMLIARLFKALFRRGILLMVTSNYPPEGLLPNPLYHARFKPVIDLINTRMQVMEVGGPHDYRSQARTHAQQVFTQGHYVWPATLAQRRALNLPEPGAPALAVAVGTRHLRARYCEGRTIGLTFGDLCDHPTAVMDYLELCRRFDHWVIDELPNLAECSMAAQQRFINLVDVLYDQDKHLVLLGQRSLRESLGGDAIDLARTRSRLGQLVEVAAIMSPIPRAPRPPLDQ; from the coding sequence GTGGCTGTTCGACCGCCCAACCGTTCGCGACTCACGCCACGCTGGCTTGCGTTGCGCCGCATTTTCGGCAAGGCATCGCCTGCGTCCTGTACCGCGACCGGTCGCGTGATCCACGATTACTTTCACCACAAGGCGCATGCCCAGGGCTATACCCTCAGCCACAGCCAGCAGCGAGTGATCGACTGCATGGCGCAGCACGCCACGATGTTGCTCGGGTCCTCGGCGCATACCCTGCCCGGCCTGTACCTGCACGGCGCGGTGGGGCGCGGCAAGAGCTGGCTGCTCGACGGGTTTTTCCAGGCGCTGCCGATCGCGGAAAAACAGCGCCTGCACTTCCATCAGTTCTTTGCGCAACTGCATCAAGGCATGTTCAGTCATCGCGAGCAGCCCGATGCACTGGCGGCCACGCTCGATGAGCTGCTGCTCGACTGCCGGGTGCTGTGTTTCGACGAGTTTCACGTTCACGACATCGGCGATGCGATGCTCATTGCGCGGCTGTTCAAGGCGCTGTTCCGCCGGGGCATCCTGCTGATGGTCACCTCCAATTACCCACCCGAGGGCCTGCTGCCCAACCCGCTGTACCATGCGCGCTTCAAACCGGTGATCGACCTGATCAACACGCGAATGCAGGTCATGGAGGTCGGCGGCCCCCATGACTACCGCAGCCAGGCGCGAACCCACGCCCAGCAGGTGTTTACCCAGGGCCATTACGTCTGGCCGGCCACGCTGGCGCAACGTCGGGCCTTGAACCTGCCCGAGCCTGGCGCTCCCGCGCTGGCGGTGGCCGTCGGCACACGGCATCTGCGGGCCCGATACTGCGAAGGGCGAACCATTGGCTTGACCTTTGGCGACCTGTGCGACCACCCCACCGCGGTCATGGATTACCTGGAGCTGTGCCGGCGTTTCGATCACTGGGTGATCGATGAATTGCCCAATCTCGCTGAGTGTTCCATGGCGGCTCAGCAGCGGTTTATCAATCTGGTGGATGTTTTGTACGATCAGGACAAGCATCTGGTGCTGCTGGGACAGCGGTCGTTGCGGGAAAGCCTGGGGGGCGACGCGATTGATCTGGCGCGGACGCGGAGTCGGTTGGGGCAGTTGGTGGAAGTTGCCGCTATCATGTCGCCCATTCCCAGGGCACCGCGCCCTCCCCTCGATCAATAG
- a CDS encoding LysR substrate-binding domain-containing protein produces MNLFQLRAFDAVAREGSFTRAAARLFISQPAVTGHIKALEEHYQITLLRRTARRVELTEEGTKLAAITRAMFGLAEEAQVMLEANRQLLTGRLEVAADGPHMVMPMLASLRARYPGITVNLRLGNAQETLAALLSEHADVAVLTEVEPRKGLHLQALSESRICALVPAAHPWAQQHKGVPIKALDQVIMVLREPGSITRRTFDEACARATVNPRVLLELDSREAVTEAVAAELGVGVVSSVEVSHDPRVVAVPIIGEGLVNRHMMGCLERRRELRLIQAFFGLAPAR; encoded by the coding sequence ATGAACCTGTTCCAGCTCCGTGCGTTCGATGCGGTCGCCCGCGAGGGCAGCTTCACCCGGGCCGCCGCGCGGCTGTTCATCAGCCAGCCGGCGGTCACCGGCCACATCAAGGCGTTGGAGGAGCATTACCAGATCACCTTGTTGCGCCGCACCGCGCGACGAGTGGAGTTGACGGAAGAGGGCACCAAACTGGCGGCGATCACCAGGGCCATGTTCGGCCTGGCGGAAGAGGCGCAGGTGATGCTCGAAGCCAACCGACAGTTGCTCACCGGGCGCCTGGAAGTGGCGGCGGACGGGCCGCACATGGTCATGCCGATGCTGGCCAGCCTGCGCGCGCGTTATCCGGGGATCACCGTGAACCTGCGGCTGGGCAATGCCCAGGAAACCCTGGCGGCGTTGCTCTCGGAACATGCCGATGTGGCGGTGCTGACCGAGGTCGAGCCGCGCAAGGGCTTGCATCTGCAGGCCCTGAGCGAATCACGGATCTGCGCGCTGGTGCCGGCAGCTCATCCCTGGGCGCAGCAGCACAAAGGCGTGCCGATCAAGGCGCTGGACCAGGTGATCATGGTGCTGCGCGAGCCGGGTTCGATCACCCGGCGTACGTTCGACGAGGCGTGCGCCCGGGCCACAGTCAACCCGCGGGTGTTGCTGGAGCTGGACAGTCGTGAAGCGGTGACCGAAGCCGTGGCGGCGGAACTGGGGGTGGGCGTGGTGTCGTCGGTGGAAGTCAGCCATGACCCGCGGGTGGTGGCGGTGCCGATCATTGGTGAGGGGTTGGTGAACCGGCACATGATGGGCTGCCTGGAACGGCGGCGGGAATTGCGCCTGATCCAGGCATTTTTCGGCTTGGCGCCAGCCAGATAA
- a CDS encoding YebC/PmpR family DNA-binding transcriptional regulator → MGAQWKVKHKEAASNAKGKIFGKLVKEITIAARNGADVATNAHLRLVVEQAKKASMPRETLERAIKKGSGQLGETVQYHRVTYEGFAPHQVPLIVECVTDNINRTVAEIRVAFRKGQLGASGSVAWDFNHVGMIEASPDSPDADPEMAAIEAGAQDFEPGEDGATLFLTEPADLDAVQKALPEHGFTVLSAKLGYQPKNPVSGLSDEQMAEVEAFLEGLDNHDDVQDMFVGLAG, encoded by the coding sequence ATGGGCGCACAGTGGAAGGTTAAACACAAAGAAGCGGCATCCAACGCCAAGGGCAAGATTTTCGGCAAACTGGTGAAAGAGATCACCATTGCCGCGCGCAACGGTGCCGATGTGGCGACCAACGCGCACCTGCGGCTGGTGGTCGAGCAGGCGAAAAAAGCTTCGATGCCCCGGGAAACCCTGGAACGTGCGATCAAGAAAGGCTCGGGCCAGCTGGGCGAGACCGTGCAATACCATCGCGTGACCTACGAAGGTTTCGCCCCGCATCAGGTGCCGCTGATCGTGGAATGCGTGACCGACAACATCAACCGCACCGTCGCTGAAATCCGCGTCGCGTTCCGCAAGGGCCAGCTCGGCGCTTCCGGTTCGGTGGCCTGGGACTTCAACCACGTCGGCATGATCGAAGCGTCCCCGGACAGCCCGGACGCCGATCCGGAAATGGCCGCGATCGAAGCCGGCGCCCAGGATTTCGAGCCGGGTGAAGACGGCGCGACCCTGTTTCTGACCGAGCCTGCGGACCTCGACGCGGTACAGAAAGCCCTGCCGGAGCACGGCTTCACGGTGTTGTCGGCCAAGCTGGGCTACCAGCCGAAGAACCCGGTCAGCGGCCTGAGCGACGAGCAGATGGCAGAAGTCGAGGCGTTCCTCGAAGGCCTGGACAACCATGATGATGTGCAGGATATGTTTGTCGGGTTGGCCGGCTAA
- a CDS encoding cytochrome b, whose product MPWKNSDSRYSTVSIALHWLMLVLLALVYACIEFRGIFPKGSGGRTLITESHFMLGLTVFVLVWLRLFARSLGPAPQIFPASPRWQTVLAKLMHWALYLFMIAMPMLGWLVTSAKGHQVMFYGFDLPLLIAEDKALAKQIQGWHELGGTLGYWLIGLHALAGIYHHYVVRDNTLLRMMPKRVNRNT is encoded by the coding sequence ATGCCCTGGAAAAATTCCGACTCACGCTACAGCACCGTGTCGATCGCGCTGCACTGGTTGATGCTGGTCCTGCTGGCGCTGGTCTACGCCTGTATCGAATTTCGCGGGATCTTTCCCAAAGGCAGCGGCGGTCGCACGTTGATCACCGAATCGCACTTCATGCTGGGGTTGACCGTGTTCGTGCTGGTCTGGCTGAGACTATTCGCCCGCAGCCTCGGTCCGGCACCGCAGATCTTCCCGGCCTCCCCCCGCTGGCAAACCGTGCTGGCGAAATTGATGCACTGGGCGTTGTACCTGTTCATGATCGCCATGCCGATGCTGGGCTGGCTGGTCACCAGTGCCAAAGGCCATCAAGTGATGTTCTATGGCTTCGATTTGCCGCTGCTGATCGCGGAGGACAAGGCGCTGGCCAAGCAGATCCAGGGCTGGCATGAACTCGGCGGCACCCTGGGTTACTGGCTGATCGGCCTGCATGCCCTGGCGGGGATTTATCACCATTATGTGGTGCGGGATAACACGTTGCTGCGGATGATGCCCAAGCGAGTGAACCGTAATACCTGA
- a CDS encoding 2-aminoethylphosphonate--pyruvate transaminase, with amino-acid sequence MSTAEPILLTPGPLTTSARTRQAMMVDWGSWDDRFNQLTASLCEQLLAIINGGASHHCVPLQGSGTFAVEAAIGTLVPRNGKVLVLINGAYGKRLAKICEVLGRSFSTFETAEDEPTTAADVDRLLGADPDITHVALIHCETSTGILNPLPEIAQVIAQHGKRLIIDAMSSFGALPIDAQQVPFDALIAASGKCLEGVPGMGFVFARKEALADAAGNSHSLAMDLFDQHSYMAKTGQWRFTPPTHVVAALHEALLQYNEEGGLPARHQRYANNCQVLLDDMAKLGLRSFLPADIQAPIIVTFHAPKDPRYQFKEFYERVKAKGFILYPGKLTQVETFRVGCIGHVNQAEMHAAVAAVAEVLREMEVLEI; translated from the coding sequence ATGAGTACCGCCGAACCCATCCTGCTCACCCCCGGCCCGTTGACGACTTCGGCCCGCACCCGCCAGGCGATGATGGTCGACTGGGGTTCATGGGATGACCGCTTCAATCAACTGACCGCCAGCCTCTGCGAGCAACTGCTGGCGATCATCAACGGCGGCGCCAGCCACCACTGCGTGCCCCTGCAAGGCAGCGGCACCTTCGCGGTCGAAGCGGCGATCGGCACCCTGGTGCCCCGCAACGGCAAAGTCCTGGTGCTGATCAACGGCGCCTATGGCAAACGCCTGGCGAAAATCTGCGAAGTGCTCGGCCGCTCCTTCAGCACCTTTGAAACCGCCGAAGACGAACCGACCACCGCCGCCGACGTCGACCGCCTGCTGGGCGCCGACCCCGACATCACCCACGTGGCACTGATTCACTGCGAAACCAGCACCGGCATCCTCAACCCGCTGCCGGAGATCGCCCAGGTCATCGCGCAACACGGCAAACGCCTGATCATCGACGCAATGAGCTCCTTTGGCGCGCTGCCGATCGACGCGCAACAGGTGCCGTTCGACGCACTGATCGCCGCCTCGGGCAAATGCCTGGAAGGCGTACCGGGCATGGGCTTCGTCTTCGCTCGCAAGGAAGCCCTGGCCGATGCCGCCGGCAACTCGCACTCGCTGGCGATGGACTTGTTCGACCAGCACAGCTACATGGCCAAGACCGGCCAGTGGCGCTTCACCCCGCCGACCCACGTGGTCGCCGCGCTGCACGAAGCCCTGTTGCAATACAACGAAGAAGGGGGCTTGCCCGCCCGGCATCAGCGCTACGCCAACAATTGCCAGGTGCTGCTCGATGACATGGCCAAACTGGGGCTGCGCAGCTTCCTGCCGGCCGACATCCAGGCGCCGATCATCGTCACCTTCCACGCGCCGAAAGACCCGCGTTATCAGTTCAAGGAATTTTACGAACGGGTCAAGGCCAAGGGTTTCATCCTCTACCCCGGCAAATTGACCCAGGTCGAAACGTTCCGCGTCGGCTGCATCGGCCACGTCAACCAGGCCGAGATGCACGCGGCCGTGGCGGCGGTGGCTGAAGTGCTGCGCGAGATGGAAGTGCTGGAAATCTGA